The Athene noctua chromosome 3, bAthNoc1.hap1.1, whole genome shotgun sequence genome includes a region encoding these proteins:
- the ATP6V1F gene encoding V-type proton ATPase subunit F isoform X2, with product MSGRGKLIAVLGDEDTVTGFLLGGVGELDKHRKPNFLVVEKETSLAEIEETFRSFLNREDIGIILISQCLAELIRHAVEAHARPLPAVLEIPSKERPYDPSKDSVLRRARGLFTPDDLR from the exons ATGTCGGGCCGCGGGAAGTTGATCGCGGTGTTGGGCGACGAGGACACGGTGACCGGGTTCCTGCTGGGCGGCGTGGGCGAGCTGGACAAGCACCGCAAACCCAACTTCTTGGTGGTGGAAAAAGAAACCAGTTTAGCCGAAATCGAGGAGACCTTCCG GAGCTTCCTGAACCGGGAGGACATCGGGATCATCCTGATCAGCCAGTGCCTGGCCGAGCTGATCCGTCACGCCGTGGAGGCCCACgcgcggccgctccccgccgtgCTGGAGATCCCCTCCAAGGAGCGGCCCTACGACCCCAGCAAGGACTCGGTCCTGCGCCGCGCCCGCGGCCTCTTCACCCCCGACGACCTTCGCTAG
- the ATP6V1F gene encoding V-type proton ATPase subunit F isoform X1, whose translation MRGGSFRVGRPVAVPVSAMSGRGKLIAVLGDEDTVTGFLLGGVGELDKHRKPNFLVVEKETSLAEIEETFRGNRGSVGADTPPPPPPPRPGRSFLNREDIGIILISQCLAELIRHAVEAHARPLPAVLEIPSKERPYDPSKDSVLRRARGLFTPDDLR comes from the exons ATGCGCGGTGGCTCCTTCCGCGTTGGGCGGCCTGTGGCGGTGCCGGTGTCCGCCATGTCGGGCCGCGGGAAGTTGATCGCGGTGTTGGGCGACGAGGACACGGTGACCGGGTTCCTGCTGGGCGGCGTGGGCGAGCTGGACAAGCACCGCAAACCCAACTTCTTGGTGGTGGAAAAAGAAACCAGTTTAGCCGAAATCGAGGAGACCTTCCG ggggaACCGGGGCTCTGTGGGTGCTGacaccccccctccgcccccccccccccggcccggtaGGAGCTTCCTGAACCGGGAGGACATCGGGATCATCCTGATCAGCCAGTGCCTGGCCGAGCTGATCCGTCACGCCGTGGAGGCCCACgcgcggccgctccccgccgtgCTGGAGATCCCCTCCAAGGAGCGGCCCTACGACCCCAGCAAGGACTCGGTCCTGCGCCGCGCCCGCGGCCTCTTCACCCCCGACGACCTTCGCTAG